The proteins below come from a single Rosa rugosa chromosome 2, drRosRugo1.1, whole genome shotgun sequence genomic window:
- the LOC133734325 gene encoding probable polygalacturonase, with amino-acid sequence MRSLLLIHVVVCLLLIGGGDSRKVFKLSEEKFESESSFEYNAISCRAHSASLTDFGGVGDGKTSNTKAFQAAINHLSQYSTQGGAQLYVPAGKYLTRSFNLTSHFTLYLHKEAVLLASQDPQEWPVLKPLPSYGRGRDAAGGRYTSLIFGTNLTDVIITGDNGTIDGQGEFWWNKFHSQKLQYTRPYLIEIMFSSNVQISHLTLLNSPSWNVHPIYSSNILVQGLTIIAPVRSPNTDGINPDSCTNVKIEDCYIVSGDDCVAVKSGWDQYGVSFGMPTKQLVIRRLTCVSPYSAAIALGSEMSGGIEDVRAEDIAAVDTESGVRIKTAVGRGGYVRDVYLRRMEMHTMRWAFWMSGDYGSHADDGYDKKAFPEIKGIHYRDVVADNVTMVAKLEGIAGHPFTGICMSNVTVGLGAKAKKQPWSCADIEGVASGVTPTPCDLLHGGDPSQGDVASGGCDFPVDVVPIDMVEMKRCRYDSRMKSPPSSPSPSRSPSSSDQDPADKDPAPSPSSLGGHELEHYYSTPPKPADSVTSESPSTSSAGPDAPYYDIHGRRSSSKGKPKKWKPKRSPPPPPSPAAPAPLPPKNNASAAAEMGTVWTRFGFAFGCVLLAIMNNHMY; translated from the coding sequence ATGAGATCACTACTGTTAATACATGTTGTGGTCTGCTTACTACTTATTGGAGGGGGTGACAGCAGAAAAGTATTCAAGCTCTCCGAGGAGAAATTCGAATCCGAATCCTCGTTCGAGTACAATGCCATCAGCTGCAGAGCCCACAGCGCTTCGCTCACTGATTTCGGAGGAGTAGGAGACGGCAAGACATCAAACACAAAGGCCTTTCAAGCCGCAATCAACCACCTGAGTCAGTACTCAACCCAAGGAGGTGCTCAGCTTTACGTTCCGGCCGGGAAGTACTTGACCCGTAGCTTCAACCTCACCAGCCACTTCACTCTTTACCTTCACAAAGAGGCTGTTCTCCTCGCTTCTCAAGACCCCCAAGAATGGCCGGTGCTCAAACCACTCCCGTCTTACGGCAGAGGAAGGGACGCAGCAGGGGGACGCTACACCAGCCTCATTTTCGGAACCAACCTCACCGACGTCATCATCACCGGAGACAACGGCACAATCGACGGTCAAGGTGAATTCTGGTGGAACAAATTCCACAGTCAAAAGTTACAGTACACCCGCCCGTACCTGATAGAGATCATGTTCTCCAGCAACGTGCAAATATCTCATCTCACTCTTTTGAACTCTCCATCATGGAATGTACATCCCATTTACAGCAGCAATATACTAGTGCAAGGATTGACCATCATAGCTCCGGTGAGGTCTCCGAACACAGATGGAATTAATCCGGATTCATGCACAAACGTCAAGATTGAGGACTGTTACATTGTCTCCGGCGACGACTGCGTGGCAGTAAAGAGCGGTTGGGACCAGTACGGCGTGTCGTTTGGTATGCCAACCAAGCAACTAGTGATCAGACGACTTACTTGTGTTTCGCCTTACAGCGCCGCCATTGCATTGGGCAGCGAGATGTCCGGCGGGATTGAAGACGTCAGAGCAGAAGACATCGCGGCCGTTGATACGGAATCCGGGGTGAGGATCAAGACAGCTGTAGGGCGAGGTGGGTACGTGAGGGACGTGTACTTAAGGAGAATGGAAATGCACACCATGAGGTGGGCGTTTTGGATGAGTGGCGATTATGGGTCGCACGCTGACGATGGCTATGACAAGAAGGCGTTTCCTGAGATCAAAGGGATTCACTACAGGGATGTGGTGGCTGATAATGTGACAATGGTGGCGAAACTGGAGGGCATTGCTGGCCATCCGTTTACGGGTATTTGCATGTCGAATGTGACAGTTGGATTGGGTGCTAAAGCAAAGAAGCAGCCGTGGAGCTGTGCTGATATTGAGGGGGTTGCAAGTGGCGTGACGCCGACACCGTGTGATTTGCTACATGGTGGTGATCCGAGTCAGGGTGATGTTGCTAGCGGTGGCTGTGATTTTCCTGTGGATGTTGTACCAATTGACATGGTGGAGATGAAAAGATGTAGGTATGATAGTAGGATGAAGTCGCCTCCTTCATCTCCTAGTCCTTCTAGGAGTCCAAGTTCGTCTGATCAGGACCCTGCGGACAAGGATCCAGCTCCCAGTCCATCATCATTAGGAGGGCACGAGCTTGAGCACTACTATTCGACACCGCCAAAACCAGCTGATAGCGTGACGTCAGAATCACCATCAACAAGTTCTGCTGGGCCTGATGCACCTTATTATGACATTCATGGTCGACGATCATCATCAAAAGGAAAGCCCAAAAAATGGAAGCCGAAGCGGTCACCACCGCCTCCTCCTTCTCCTGCTGCGCCTGCGCCATTGCCTCCTAAGAATAATGCAAGCGCCGCTGCTGAGATGGGTACTGTTTGGACTCGGTTTGGCTTCGCTTTTGGTTGCGTTCTTCTGGCCATCATGAACAATCATATGTATTAA
- the LOC133731162 gene encoding protein HYPER-SENSITIVITY-RELATED 4-like: MTLLVEEYHGFCDNEIYHAVEHYLHSKISPNTRLLKIAQTWRDTSSSYQFVDRQEFEDVYEGIELKWKFSSTSNQQSFQLMFDVRHKEAVGCSYIPYVLKRFKAMKEETKIVRLCTLARKNGHNIKWQSITFGNYSATFATLALDPKLKTSILEDLNRFVKGKEFYQGVGRAWKRGYLLYGPPGTGKSSLIAAIANHLKFNIYDLQLSHLKSDVELRSVLVATTNQSILVIEDIDCGLKLQDRTLVKTTSSSKEKDRADEPLITLSGLLNFIDGLWSGSAEQRIIIFTTNHKDKLDPALLRPGRMDMHIHMSYCTFGGFETLARNYLGIKEHQPLFDEIESLLQNAEVTPAQVAQELMKSEDAEVALQGLITMLREKIEHQRVGDQIKMREDEDSV, encoded by the exons ATGACCTTACTAGTTGAGGAATACCATGGCTTTTGTGACAATGAAATTTACCATGCTGTGGAGCACTACTTGCATAGCAAAATCAGCCCAAATACTCGACTCCTTAAAATAGCGCAAACCTGGCGAGACACTAGTTCCTCCTACCAATTTGTTGACAGGCAAGAGTTTGAAGACGTGTATGAGGGCATTGAGCTGAAATGGAAGTTCAGTTCCACTTCAAATCAGCAAAGCTTCCAGCTTATGTTTGACGTAAGGCACAAGGAAGCAGTGGGGTGTTCTTACATTCCTTATGTTTTGAAGAGGTTTAAGGCCATGAAAGAGGAAACAAAGATTGTCAGGCTGTGCACACTTGCGAGGAAAAATGGGCATAACATCAAGTGGCAATCAATAACATTCGGAAACTACTCTGCCACATTTGCTACTCTAGCCTTGGATCCCAAGCTGAAGACATCGATTTTAGAGGATTTGAACCGGTTTGTGAAGGGCAAAGAGTTCTACCAAGGTGTAGGAAGGGCTTGGAAGAGAGGCTATCTTCTATATGGTCCCCCCGGCACTGGTAAATCCTCCCTGATAGCTGCAATTGCTAATCATCTCAAGTTCAACATCTATGACTTGCAGCTCTCACATTTGAAATCCGATGTGGAACTGAGAAGTGTACTAGTTGCAACCACAAACCAATCCATACTTGTGATTGAGGATATAGATTGCGGTCTGAAGCTACAAGATAGAACCCTTGTTAAGACAACCAGCAGTTCGAAAGAGAAAGACCGAGCAGATGAGCCTTTG ATTACACTTTCTGGCCTACTGAACTTCATAGATGGCCTATGGTCTGGTTCAGCAGAGCAAAGGATAATCATATTCACTACCAATCACAAGGACAAGCTTGACCCTGCATTGCTGCGTCCGGGACGAATGGATATGCATATCCACATGTCATATTGCACCTTTGGTGGGTTCGAAACCTTGGCGCGCAATTACTTGGGGATCAAAGAACACCAGCCTTTGTTTGATGAGATTGAAAGCCTGCTGCAAAATGCAGAGGTCACTCCTGCACAAGTGGCGCAAGAGCTGATGAAGAGTGAGGATGCTGAAGTTGCACTCCAAGGTCTGATCACAATGCTGAGGGAGAAGATCGAACATCAAAGGGTTGGAGATCAAATTAAAATGAGAGAAGATGAAGACAGTGTGTAG
- the LOC133732589 gene encoding AAA-ATPase At5g17760-like — protein MDSLKSIPALISKWLSACVSMVVSLLLLAFPGFLKRWLSDPMTLQIEEYHGMSSRNPLFGALELYLQNKISPSTRLLKIAQTRKDGIFSTHFSDRQEFEDVYEDIQLKWKFNIISKESNHPSLASKRKQYFELIFDLEHQEKVMNSYLPYVLERFKAMREERKLVKLHTLARLDPFKIKWDAINLEHPATFETLAMDLELKTAVLEDLEKFVKRKEFYQKVGRAWKRGYLLYGPPGTGKSSLVAAIANYLKFDIYDLQLTHLKSDMELRKALIATTNKSILVIEDIDCSQAELQDRNYGKGSKKNESEGQQITLSGLLNFTDGLWSSCGEERIFIFTTNHKSKLDPALLRSGRMDMHIHMSYCSYESFKTLASNYLGICGHHPLFEKIESLLKNTKVTPAQVAEALMKSEDAEVALQGLITLLKEKRYKGDEYRDEGAEEHLTYFI, from the exons ATGGATTCTCTGAAAAGTATACCTGCTTTGATATCAAAATGGCTATCAGCTTGCGTCTCTATGGTTGTTTCCTTGTTGCTTCTGGCCTTCCCTGGCTTCCTCAAACGTTGGTTATCTGATCCCATGACATTACAAATTGAAGAATACCATGGTATGAGTAGTCGTAATCCACTTTTCGGTGCTTTGGAGCTTTACTTGCAGAACAAGATCAGCCCCTCCACTCGACTTCTCAAAATTGCACAAACTCGGAAAGATGGTATTTTCAGCACCCACTTTTCAGACAGGCAAGAGTTTGAGGATGTGTATGAAGATATTCAGCTCAAGTGGAAGTTCAATATCATATCTAAGGAGTCCAATCATCCTTCTTTAGCATCCAAGAGAAAGCAATACTTTGAGCTTATATTTGACTTAGAACACCAGGAAAAGGTCATGAATTCTTACTTGCCTTATGTTTTGGAGAGATTTAAGGCCATGAGGGAGGAAAGAAAGCTTGTCAAGCTGCATACCCTTGCAAGGTTAGATCCTTTTAAAATCAAATGGGATGCAATCAATCTCGAACACCCTGCAACGTTTGAAACTTTAGCCATGGATTTGGAGCTGAAGACAGCTGTTTTGGAGGATTTGGAAAAGTTTGTTAAGAGGAAAGAGTTCTATCAAAAAGTGGGAAGGGCTTGGAAGCGAGGGTATCTTTTATATGGTCCTCCAGGCACTGGTAAATCGTCGCTTGTAGCTGCCATAGCTAATTACCTCAAGTTTGATATCTATGATTTGCAGCTCACACATTTGAAATCAGATATGGAATTGAGAAAAGCATTGATTGCAACAACTAATAAATCTATACTTGTGATTGAGGATATTGATTGTAGTCAGGCGGAGCTACAAGATCGAAACTATGGTAAGGGCAGTAAGAAAAATGAGTCTGAAGGCCAGCAG ATTACGCTATCTGGACTACTAAACTTCACAGATGGCCTGTGGTCTAGTTGTGGAGAAGAAAGAATCTTCATATTCACTACCAATCACAAGAGCAAACTAGACCCTGCATTGCTCCGATCAGGACGAATGGACATGCACATCCACATGTCGTATTGCTCGTATGAGAGCTTTAAAACATTGGCCTCAAATTACCTGGGAATTTGTGGACACCACCCCTTGTTTGAGAAGATTGAAAGCCTGCTAAAAAATACAAAGGTCACTCCTGCACAAGTCGCTGAGGCGCTAATGAAGAGTGAGGATGCTGAAGTAGCACTCCAGGGTCTGATCACTCTGCTAAAGGAAAAGAGATACAAGGGGGATGAGTACCGAGATGAAGGTGCAGAGGAGCATCTAACATATTTTATTTAG